Part of the Drosophila santomea strain STO CAGO 1482 chromosome 2L, Prin_Dsan_1.1, whole genome shotgun sequence genome is shown below.
GGAGTATGTCGATACCATACTGGATAATCTGCTGCCGGATGATGTGCGTTGCCTGATCGTTGCCGAGGACGAGCTGGCCAGGTGTCAGCCACTGGAACGGATATTCCCCACCTCCGGCACTCATGTATACCTGCGCTATGTCGAGAATGCCCGTTACTATAATCGCCTGCTGGACGCCTGGGAGACGAAGTACGCGAAGAATCGGGAAATGGGCATTGCCTTACTGTCGCGGTATTGCCGGGACAAATACCATTTACAGGTGTCGGACGCCGCCATGGAAAAGGTGAACgatcaattcaattcaattgaatttccCCCTCCGTACCGCTTCTGTAGTCCATTTTCAAGTCATATTTCTTATCTAGGAACCAAATGTTGCACTTACCGAGATCGATATGCTGCACGTGCGAAAGGATGAGGTCTTGGACGGTGCCACCACGCTGGCCATGCTCAAACCCGTCAACCAGGAGGGCTGCGAGATGGTGCCGAGTCCGGATGCCTGCATCGAGATTAAGTCCTGAAACCACCGCCGACGCATTATTCGCACAAATTCACCATTACTTcttccatttccgtttccgttccCGGCTCTCAGCTGCGCCGGCATCCCGTTCAAATTTGCTTCGGAATTGTCTCCACTCAATAAATTTTCTTAACTTCGATCGTCTTTATGCTCACAATGTCCTGGTTGGTGGAAGCGGCTAGGTTAAATTTGGATCACATGTTATTTcagtaaacaaaaaacaccacGGAGTGTGGTAAAAACATATTATCCGTGAAAAAATATaatctatttaaatatattgcgttttttaaattttctttaaattctTCAAACGGGAGagatatttttcaattaaatagtTCTTATTGGAAATGAAActtaaatttttgaaattggCGGGCTTTCGCAGGTGCGATCACAGTGTAATCGATAACTAGTGGCGCAGTCTTGAGTATTCAAGCTGCCGATAACCGCTTCACGCCTCCAATTATCGATAAGTGTAgtataataacaataaacaacaaaattcaCTGCATTGCGCGGcgctaaaataaaaactaaatttgcAAACCATGGCGTGGACTGAATTATAAGACCGGATTGTAACCAAAGGACTGCAATCGGGACAGCTGAGCTGCACAATTCGGAAATCGCCAATCTAATACAGCGAGCAAAAAAAAGTGGCCCATTGATTTTTCACTAAGCATCTGCTGCTTAAAGAAAATTGGGAGCAGCGTTGGAATTTTGGTCTGCCAATCAGCAAAATGAGTGGTAAGAGGCCAGTGCTTCGAAAGACTAAGCATTAACTATAGCTAACTATGCACACGATATGATTGGGGGGTAATCTGTGTGCTGGCTGCATAGGAATTTGCAGTCTGCTTTTGGGGAGTTGGGGTTAATGTTGAGTGTACTCGGCGGGGGCTTCGAGGTCCTGAAAAGGCTGAAAAGGACGCACCTGCGCCCTGACCTCCTCTCCATCTTCTTGAAAAGTCCAGCCCCCCGATGAAGTCATCAGTTTTGTAACATGTACACATATACAGTAAAGCTTGCAGTATGTGTTTCCTAGCGCGtgtttttatataattataatttataatttattcttCTGATTCTGATAGTATATTTAAATGGGTTTACCTTTAGTTAACGTTCTTAAATGCATTAGTAATACATTGAGCTTTGGTATCCCAAACAGGCGACGAAAGTGGCGAGGAGAAGCACATCCTGAACTTGTCCAAGCAGAAGCTGAAGAAGGTGCCCAAACAGGACGATGCGCACAGCATCCGGCAGCTCATCCTGGATGAGAACGAGCTGCAGAAGATCGACAACATAGACTCGTACCTTAAAATTGAAACGGTGATATGCGAAATGCTGTTTAATAGAAGAAGTTCATAATTGACTGAAATTCCAACTTATCAGCTCTCCTTGGCTAGGAATCAATTGCTGCGAATGTATGGCGTCTGCCGGCTGCACTGCCTCCGTGAACTGAACCTGTCCTTCAACGGCATACTCTCTATCGAGGGTCTGAAGGAGTGCATCCACTTACGCGTACTGAATGTGGAGGGGAATAACATCAAGACCATCGAGCATTTGAACACGAATGTTAATCTGGAGTGCCTAAATCTGGCAGAGAATAGCATTGGCAGCATTTCGGATATGTCCTATTTGCGCAATCTCAAGGAGCTATATTTGCACGGAAATCGCTTGACGCATCTGAGGCAGTGCGACAAGTGTTTGCCCACCTCCTTGGAAACCCTTACTTTGGCCAAGAATAGCATTAACGATCTCAACGAGATCTGTACGCTGTCTCATCTGAGCAACTTGCTGAGTATTTCCATTGCGGATAATCCCTGTGTGACCATGACCAACAGTTTGGAGTGAGTTAGCTTAATTAACCTTAAAGGCAATCTCAAACGCCTGacttaacatttttttcagtgGCTTTGACTACCGACCTTTTGTTTTGAACTGGTGCATGAGCCTCAAGTACATCGATGGCTTTGTGGTCGATCCTATTGAGAGTCTTAAGGCGGAATGGCTGTATAGCCAGGGACGTGGTCGCCAATTCCGTGTGGGCGAGCAGTCTGGCTTGGCAAAATACCTGAGTTCTGTGTGCCCGCTGGTGGGCAAGGCgctggaaaatgaaaacgataGGAAGCTCCGCTTGATTCTCAGCAAGGCGCAACACCATCAGCGGCAGCTGCAGGAAGAGATCATGGATAACGCAAATAGTTCTGCTAGCACCTCGCCCTCATCCCATCGCAAAAAGCCCACGAGTCGCATTCAGTCGCCGAGATGTAACTTATTAACCTTTTATTTACCCCTTTTATATATAACCAATGTTTTTTTATCTTTGATTTGAAGTCTCCCGCTTGAGTGGCCGCCAGGGATCACCGGAGTCCATGGTCAATAGCTATCACGGGAACAGCAGTAATAATAGCATTGTTAGCGACAATGGATCTTCGAATCATTCGCTGCAAATGAGCATTTCGCTGATTGAGAACATTAAGAACGATGGCGAAGGCTTTACGTTAGCCGGCAGCGGTATGTCCAGCAGCGTGACAACCAAGACATACAATTCCACGGAGTCCACGCCACGAAATATAACACCCAATCCCTACAATGGTAAGAAACCATGAAAGATAGGGGAAATGATACCAAAAGTAACAATCAATTTACAGATCAAACGTTCATCAGTCAAACTCCATCTGGGGGTCCATTGGCGGCTGCCTCGAAAATGGTCCCAGTGCCAGAGACTCTGATGAGTCCGGATGTCTGTCCCGCCGCTGTGGCCCAAAGAGTTACGGTTAGCGCTCTAAACCCTCAGCTGCACAAGACCAAggtcaacaaaaataaaggTAGCCAGTAGTTGTTACTCTAGAATTTTAGAACGACACAGGTTacttatacatatttatgtttatttaccCATTTACTCTAAAGACAACAAACTTAACTTGCCGAGAGTGCGAAGTCCACAGCTAAAGAGGAACCAAAGTCCCACGAGCAGTCCACGAAGGATGGCAACCAAAGGCAGCGGAGACAAAATGCAGCTACAGGAGAAACTGCAGCAATCGGGAACATTGGCCGATAGCGGCGGCTTCAGCACTGACGACGACGGCGAGCAGATCAACATCGAGAAACTAAAGGCAATCAGAAAGATGGCCGctcaaaagcagcagcagatgcatCAGGAGCAGCTGAAGCAGCAGGTGGACAACAACCTGAACTGCCAGGATCGGTTGATCGAACACGTCACGGAGTCCTCAGCCGTTACCATCCAAAAGATGTGGCGAGGCTATCACACACGCAAGAAGACTAACAAGGACATTGCCGAACGTTTGCAACGACGACGCACGCAGGAGTATATTGAGTAGGTGTTCTCTCTACTAAGGTGTCCCAGATCACCTTTTTCTAATGGTCTGTCTATCTACTTTTTTAGGCAACTCGGCAAAGATATGCTACTTACGAAGGCCCAGCTCGAGAACGAGCGAAAGATTCAGCAGCTGCAAATGCAGGCCATCAATGCGCTGTGGAAAAAGGTGTCCACCATGGAGGTGGATCCCAAGGGAATACCTGCTACTGCGGAACAGGGGGAGGACTCGAATGGCGGAGGGTCTGGCCACCTGAGTCTCGATCAAAATTCAGCCGCCGTGGTAAATGATTTGGCAAAAAGATGCACCATGCTCACCGATCAGGTTCAAATGCTGCAAAGCTCGATTGGAACCATTGTCAACTGCCTCACCATGGTGTGCAATCTGCCACAGGATGCTATTAAGAAACAGGCCGAGATCATTGATTGCAGCTCCACTCAGACGGACCTTATTGCTGTACACACACCTCAAATCGAGGACCTCACCAACTTTCCCTTCACCAAAACAAGGCCCTCAACCTTGGCCCTGGAATCCAAGCATGAAGCTTTGGCTTGCCCCAAAATCGATGAACTGAATGATGTCGACCTGAAGGAGAGCAATGAATCTGCTCATCTCGATAGAGAACCATAAACAAATCGCAGTTAATAAATGAGGAGCATAAACGCTTTAAGGGTCGATCTCAGCGcttatttattctttttgtAGGCTTTTGTGTAGCTTTTGCAACAATTGTAGATCGGTTACGAGAACTTAGAAGTAGCACTAGCATTCACAGACACATTATTTTGTTACATTCCTGAGATGTAGAGATGGTGGAAGACTAAACAATAGTATgaaaaaaatagtaaatacAATCTTTTTGTAAAGCACAAAAGGTGTTCTTGATTACGGGAATAACTTTTAAGGATTGCGACTCAGtttgacaaatttttaaatatccTATCTATGTATTTGTACGTCGTTTAGTCCTCTTCGCTGGATGTTTCCTCATCTTCCTCTTCGTCGGAGGAATCACGATTTACAGGACGATTGGTATTGGGCAGGAGATCATCCTCGAAATCGGAATCGTCTTTGCTTTGGCTGGTGCCTTCCTCCGGGACAGGTTTCTTAGTGAATTTATCCGGCCAAATGCCAGCTTTTGTGTACTCCTTTATATGTTCGGGTGTGAGTATTTTGCAAATCTCGGCTTTGACTTTATCGCCCTCTTCAATCGGTTCGACCAGCAGATAGTCGCCTCGTTTTACCCACATGCTTTTACGAAATTTATTGGGCATCGAAACTGAAAGGTTAGAGAGATAAGTGATTCCAGATTAAACTTGCTGTATATAGAATCGAATCATTAGATGGGATTCCCTTGTCTTTCAACTTTGACACAACTATGGTTTgatttatattcaattataaaacaattatatacaatatataaaaacGACAGGCAGCCGACCAAAGCCGATTGACCGCCATCAAGGAAACTGTGGCCATCATTAAGAGGTCAATGAAAATCCTCGAATTTAAATAGAAAACTTTCAACAATGGGATTTTCCTCTACTTGATTCTCCACTCACCCAGGAAGCTCTCCTCCACGGTCTCCACCTCGTGGAGATTGTTTCCCCGGCTGCTGATGACCCGTGCGATTTGCTGTGCTTCCGTGGGCAGGGCGTAGTCGTCCTCCATCATCTCCTTCATGAGGTGCTTGCGACGACTGATACTCGGGTGGGATCGGTGCATTGTGGgggttttaataaaatatctgTTTCGAATTGCAATCAAAGAAATTCCTTCAATTGTTGTCTTGTTTTGTGTACAATCAGCTGTTGGGCTAGTGATGTGATACAGCACAGGTCGTGGTACTATCGATCGAAATGTTTAGCGATGAGTCTGCGAGCGATTCCGCATAACACTGAAAAACAGTGCTGCACAATTATTCGCAGAATTAGCAATTGCGCCAAAAATTTGAAACTATAACCGTCGCAATACGATTTGCACTAAAAGAAGACGCTTTAGTAAGAGCACAATACTGAACATAGTTAATAAGACACCTATAAGAGAAGGTTTTTGCGCCTTAGAGCTTCAGTACTATCTTGAATCTATTGTCACtagcaatcgcaatcgcagcTCAAaagtgtgccaaaaatgttcaAGTTGGGAGTCGTTTTGTTCTGCGTTCTTATTGTTGGCGATCATATTGGATCTCTGACAGGAAATACCATTCCTCTGGTTACTACAGATCAGATACAAGTTCAGCTGACTGCTCTGCAGGATTCCTTGAAAACTATCTCGGAGGACATCAAGGAGAGACTGGTCCGAATAGAAAGTGGTCAGGCAGCGATCAGGGAAACTGTAAACAGCATTAAGAGCTCACAGGAACCAAAGAATATCCCTATTGAGTCTATCAAAACGGCCGAATTAGAAATGGATGAGATTATAAAACAGTTGTTTACTATATCGACTACATCAGGTAGTGGAAGTGCTAACGAGAAATTTCGGTAGAAAttgcagaaaaaaaaaataaaatgaaaaaaaaattaaaaatttgggcgggttttttgtttgggctGTTGGTAGGCGtcggagtgggcgtggcaaaaagtctTTTTCCCAATCGataaaaaatttacaaaacataaaataaaaacaagagagaacgctgtagtcgagtttctcgactatctgatacccgttactcagcggggtgctaccgcaccaaaaactgtcagtgtggaaatttctcctttgcacttccactagctgagtaacgggtatcagatagtctgggaactcgactatagcgtactctcttgttttttataaatttctatgctgggtgctgggtgcgtGGTTGCTGGGTGTGGGGTGCGGGCTCCGGGGTCCGGGGTTTGGcgtccggggtgcggggttcggggtgcggggtccgtggtgcgg
Proteins encoded:
- the LOC120456627 gene encoding probable RNA-binding protein EIF1AD yields the protein MHRSHPSISRRKHLMKEMMEDDYALPTEAQQIARVISSRGNNLHEVETVEESFLVSMPNKFRKSMWVKRGDYLLVEPIEEGDKVKAEICKILTPEHIKEYTKAGIWPDKFTKKPVPEEGTSQSKDDSDFEDDLLPNTNRPVNRDSSDEEEDEETSSEED
- the LOC120456617 gene encoding centrosomal protein of 97 kDa, translated to MSGDESGEEKHILNLSKQKLKKVPKQDDAHSIRQLILDENELQKIDNIDSYLKIETLSLARNQLLRMYGVCRLHCLRELNLSFNGILSIEGLKECIHLRVLNVEGNNIKTIEHLNTNVNLECLNLAENSIGSISDMSYLRNLKELYLHGNRLTHLRQCDKCLPTSLETLTLAKNSINDLNEICTLSHLSNLLSISIADNPCVTMTNSLDGFDYRPFVLNWCMSLKYIDGFVVDPIESLKAEWLYSQGRGRQFRVGEQSGLAKYLSSVCPLVGKALENENDRKLRLILSKAQHHQRQLQEEIMDNANSSASTSPSSHRKKPTSRIQSPRFSRLSGRQGSPESMVNSYHGNSSNNSIVSDNGSSNHSLQMSISLIENIKNDGEGFTLAGSGMSSSVTTKTYNSTESTPRNITPNPYNDQTFISQTPSGGPLAAASKMVPVPETLMSPDVCPAAVAQRVTVSALNPQLHKTKVNKNKDNKLNLPRVRSPQLKRNQSPTSSPRRMATKGSGDKMQLQEKLQQSGTLADSGGFSTDDDGEQINIEKLKAIRKMAAQKQQQMHQEQLKQQVDNNLNCQDRLIEHVTESSAVTIQKMWRGYHTRKKTNKDIAERLQRRRTQEYIEQLGKDMLLTKAQLENERKIQQLQMQAINALWKKVSTMEVDPKGIPATAEQGEDSNGGGSGHLSLDQNSAAVVNDLAKRCTMLTDQVQMLQSSIGTIVNCLTMVCNLPQDAIKKQAEIIDCSSTQTDLIAVHTPQIEDLTNFPFTKTRPSTLALESKHEALACPKIDELNDVDLKESNESAHLDREP